In Acidimicrobiales bacterium, a single genomic region encodes these proteins:
- a CDS encoding ABC transporter permease subunit → MIATVASQQVVSLSRQRIFLALLGTFLAMTALAGVIGWSSHNTIVRVYNDAVQVLSAAGQPAPPSPFGLKPTLSLLSNMAIYIPLVGALLALVLGHLSLADDQSGGIGRLIFSRQLSRTSYVMGKLVSAAAVLGAVIVASMAVSVVSLLLVNRSSPSVAEFGRLGLFYGLSWLYLMLFALIGMVAVLVTRRRSVALLAAMGVWLVLTFAVPQFTSGLHPTASLNPVNDPVSTSQPFFDATAKVRPVSVTEQYKEAGARILGTAPSESAPETALRVLPLAVSVAGLGLLTTRLVRRHDYSKGSYDE, encoded by the coding sequence ATGATCGCCACCGTCGCGTCCCAGCAGGTCGTCTCTCTGAGCCGCCAGCGGATCTTCCTGGCGCTTCTCGGGACCTTCCTGGCCATGACCGCCCTCGCCGGCGTGATCGGATGGTCGAGCCACAACACCATCGTGCGGGTCTACAACGACGCGGTCCAGGTCCTCTCGGCTGCAGGGCAGCCGGCCCCTCCGAGCCCCTTCGGATTGAAGCCGACGCTCTCGTTGCTGTCGAACATGGCGATCTACATACCGCTCGTCGGCGCGTTGTTGGCGTTGGTGCTCGGGCACCTCAGCCTCGCCGATGACCAGTCCGGCGGCATCGGCCGGCTCATCTTCTCACGGCAGCTGTCTCGGACCAGCTACGTCATGGGCAAGCTGGTCAGCGCCGCAGCCGTGCTGGGGGCTGTCATCGTCGCCAGCATGGCGGTGAGCGTGGTGTCACTGCTGCTGGTGAACCGATCGAGCCCTTCGGTCGCGGAATTCGGCCGGCTCGGCCTCTTCTACGGCCTCTCGTGGCTCTACCTCATGTTGTTCGCGCTCATCGGCATGGTGGCGGTGCTGGTGACCCGGCGGCGGTCGGTCGCGCTGCTCGCCGCGATGGGTGTGTGGCTCGTCCTCACGTTCGCGGTGCCGCAGTTCACCTCGGGTCTCCACCCGACTGCGTCGCTGAACCCCGTCAACGACCCCGTGAGCACCTCCCAACCGTTCTTCGACGCGACCGCCAAGGTTCGACCTGTCTCGGTCACCGAGCAATACAAGGAAGCGGGCGCCCGGATCTTGGGCACCGCACCGTCCGAGTCCGCGCCGGAGACCGCGCTGCGAGTCCTTCCGCTGGCCGTCTCGGTCGCCGGGCTCGGCTTGCTCACCACCCGACTCGTCCGCCGTCACGACTACTCGAAGGGCTCCTACGATGAATAG
- a CDS encoding ABC transporter permease subunit, protein MNSERRTRIMALARHEYRAAVRSRALVALLAVLVVATIASVYIGAVDYRSQLADYQAYRDAAQAGGIQQIAPSPLALLSLLRGAMEYLEIIGAVIAITLGYLSVARERSNRTLPLIRSRPVSAGELAVGSLLGAIALLSTLVLGTAVVAVVGLGLIGHDWVNGAQIVKLLLAYGASIIYMTVFYCLGAIATARSRVAANGLMIALGIWLVVVLILPQIGDTLDADNQVPGGLFSSLALSKPQEDQILTHFTTYESVRTAIEATSFSKHYERFVFAMTDVKEKYRGLSLSQLLSIKRIEIEWMFVWSLGIATLLWRTFRRQPTVPQGGQS, encoded by the coding sequence ATGAATAGCGAACGACGCACCCGGATCATGGCGTTGGCCCGCCACGAATATCGGGCCGCGGTCCGCAGCCGGGCCTTGGTCGCGCTCCTCGCGGTGTTGGTCGTGGCCACGATCGCATCGGTGTACATCGGCGCGGTCGACTACCGCAGCCAGCTCGCCGACTACCAGGCGTACCGGGACGCCGCCCAGGCCGGCGGCATCCAGCAGATCGCACCGTCACCGCTCGCCTTGCTGTCGCTGCTGCGGGGAGCGATGGAGTACCTCGAGATCATCGGAGCGGTCATCGCCATCACCCTCGGCTACCTCAGCGTGGCGCGCGAGCGATCCAACCGCACCCTGCCACTCATCCGGTCACGGCCCGTCTCAGCCGGCGAGCTCGCCGTGGGCAGCCTGCTCGGCGCGATCGCACTGCTGTCCACCCTTGTCCTGGGAACCGCCGTCGTCGCGGTCGTCGGCCTCGGCCTCATCGGCCACGACTGGGTGAACGGTGCGCAGATCGTCAAGCTCCTGCTCGCCTACGGGGCATCGATCATCTACATGACGGTGTTCTACTGCCTCGGCGCGATCGCCACGGCGAGGTCCCGTGTCGCGGCGAACGGACTGATGATCGCACTCGGGATCTGGCTCGTCGTCGTGCTCATCCTCCCCCAGATCGGCGACACCCTCGACGCCGACAACCAGGTTCCCGGCGGCTTGTTCTCCAGCCTCGCGCTCAGCAAGCCGCAGGAGGACCAGATCCTCACGCACTTCACCACCTACGAGTCCGTGCGGACCGCCATCGAGGCGACGTCGTTCTCGAAGCACTACGAGCGCTTCGTCTTCGCGATGACCGACGTCAAGGAGAAGTACCGCGGGCTGAGCCTCTCCCAGCTCCTGTCGATCAAGCGCATCGAGATCGAGTGGATGTTCGTGTGGTCCCTCGGCATCGCCACGCTCCTCTGGCGCACCTTCCGTCGCCAGCCAACCGTCCCCCAAGGAGGACAATCATGA
- a CDS encoding DUF2029 domain-containing protein: protein MATALAYAAALNALTRSADRGLNTPIARTAIVTAALLLATASFLAPRGSQDVWSYVMYGRTVAVHDASPYTHAPAVFADDPYLDRVSRGWRDSPSVYGPAFTAYSAGSTAIAGGSALAARLGHQLLAAASVMVVGTSVAWRRRDISALVFVAFNPAVVAIVNGGHNDLLVGALVAGAIALAGRRRPAAAGLVMSVAVLVKIIAVLPAIVLLAWLWHRFGRKVAAIGAVAAAAPVVAGYALAGGLEALKPVLAGAHYTSRASLWSAARGLASFPWPLGRWSTQTATVGTAIVMIAALGIVAAINRRRWLAAPSPASGATGALVTLLYALPYVLPWYSGWLLPTATLVHASRLARFARWQSTALVVAYADPPGALSGGTIISVVSRMALPATAATTVFTAWCQRHRAREET, encoded by the coding sequence GTGGCGACAGCCCTCGCGTACGCCGCCGCGCTGAACGCGCTCACTCGGTCAGCAGACCGCGGTCTCAACACGCCGATCGCCCGCACGGCGATCGTCACCGCCGCCCTCCTGTTGGCCACGGCCTCCTTCCTCGCGCCGCGGGGATCCCAGGACGTGTGGTCCTACGTCATGTACGGGCGCACGGTCGCCGTGCACGACGCCAGCCCGTACACCCATGCTCCGGCGGTGTTCGCCGACGACCCGTACCTGGACCGCGTGTCCCGGGGCTGGCGGGACAGCCCATCGGTCTACGGCCCCGCGTTCACGGCCTACTCCGCAGGGTCGACGGCCATTGCCGGCGGCTCCGCGCTCGCCGCCCGCCTGGGCCACCAACTCCTGGCCGCAGCCTCGGTCATGGTGGTGGGAACATCGGTCGCATGGCGGCGGCGAGACATCTCGGCGCTGGTGTTCGTGGCGTTCAACCCGGCGGTCGTGGCCATCGTCAACGGTGGTCACAACGACCTCCTGGTCGGCGCACTCGTCGCGGGCGCCATCGCCCTCGCTGGACGACGGCGACCAGCGGCCGCCGGCCTCGTGATGAGCGTCGCGGTCCTCGTGAAGATCATCGCGGTCCTCCCCGCGATCGTCCTGCTGGCCTGGCTGTGGCACCGCTTCGGTCGGAAGGTCGCGGCGATCGGCGCGGTGGCCGCCGCCGCTCCCGTGGTGGCGGGGTACGCACTCGCCGGAGGGCTCGAGGCGCTGAAACCGGTGCTCGCCGGCGCCCACTACACCAGCCGCGCCTCTCTCTGGTCGGCGGCTCGGGGGCTCGCCTCGTTCCCGTGGCCGCTCGGGCGATGGTCCACGCAGACCGCCACGGTGGGCACGGCGATCGTGATGATCGCGGCCCTGGGCATCGTCGCTGCGATCAACCGTCGCCGTTGGCTGGCCGCCCCCTCACCAGCGAGCGGGGCGACAGGAGCGTTGGTGACGCTCCTGTACGCGCTTCCTTACGTGCTGCCGTGGTACTCGGGCTGGCTGTTGCCCACGGCGACGCTCGTGCACGCATCGAGGCTGGCCCGGTTCGCCCGATGGCAATCGACGGCGCTCGTCGTCGCGTACGCAGATCCGCCGGGCGCCTTGTCTGGAGGGACGATCATCAGTGTGGTCAGCCGGATGGCCTTGCCGGCGACAGCCGCTACGACCGTGTTCACCGCCTGGTGCCAGCGCCACCGAGCCCGCGAGGAGACCTGA
- a CDS encoding PepSY domain-containing protein: MRKKLIAAGAGVALAAGLSGGAVALAGGSDGDEGTVTGPDADRATAAALEATSGGQANSVERDTENGATWEVEVTRPDGTTVDVRLDDGYGVVVIEGDSEAPDDNEADD, translated from the coding sequence ATGCGCAAGAAGTTGATCGCCGCCGGAGCGGGGGTGGCGCTCGCCGCCGGGCTGTCCGGGGGAGCCGTGGCACTGGCCGGCGGGAGCGATGGTGACGAAGGCACGGTGACCGGGCCCGACGCGGATCGCGCGACCGCCGCCGCCCTCGAGGCCACGAGCGGGGGTCAGGCCAACTCGGTCGAACGCGACACCGAGAACGGCGCGACCTGGGAGGTCGAGGTGACCCGTCCCGACGGCACCACGGTCGATGTCCGCCTCGACGATGGCTACGGCGTCGTGGTCATCGAGGGCGACTCCGAGGCACCCGACGACAACGAGGCCGACGACTGA
- a CDS encoding ZIP family metal transporter, with product MSEAQTLVLGLIAGGTIVLGLPLGRVKASPGLRQFLNALAIGILLFLLWDVLVHAWEPIEEALVDLHDGTGGFAPVFGYSALFFGGTALGLMSLVYYEAWLEARRAPASKGPGAMAVGELTPRVAGPGGWSPARQLALLIAVGIGLHNFAEGLAIGQSASSGAIELATVLVIGFALHNATEGFGIVAPLAAEPTRPSWGFLLGLGLLAGGPTFVGTAVGYQFTSPATSVAFLSLAGGSILYVVIQLLGVAQRSGLRPLVHWGVLVGLSAGFLTDMVVVAGGV from the coding sequence ATGTCCGAGGCGCAGACGTTGGTGCTGGGACTGATCGCGGGTGGAACGATCGTGTTGGGGCTGCCTCTCGGCAGGGTGAAGGCATCGCCGGGGCTCCGCCAGTTCCTCAACGCCCTGGCGATCGGGATCCTGCTCTTCCTGTTGTGGGACGTGCTCGTTCACGCGTGGGAGCCCATCGAGGAGGCGCTCGTCGATCTCCACGACGGCACCGGTGGGTTCGCCCCCGTGTTCGGCTACAGCGCGCTGTTCTTCGGTGGGACCGCGTTGGGACTGATGAGCCTCGTGTACTATGAAGCCTGGCTGGAAGCACGCCGTGCGCCAGCGTCAAAGGGGCCCGGCGCCATGGCGGTGGGCGAGCTGACACCCCGGGTCGCGGGGCCTGGGGGCTGGTCACCGGCCCGTCAACTTGCGTTGCTCATCGCCGTGGGCATCGGCCTGCACAACTTCGCCGAAGGCCTGGCCATCGGCCAGAGCGCCTCGAGCGGCGCCATCGAGCTGGCGACCGTCCTCGTGATCGGGTTTGCCCTTCACAACGCCACCGAGGGCTTCGGCATCGTGGCGCCGCTGGCGGCCGAGCCGACCCGTCCCAGCTGGGGCTTCCTGCTCGGGCTGGGCCTGTTGGCCGGGGGGCCCACCTTCGTCGGCACGGCTGTCGGCTACCAGTTCACCAGCCCGGCGACCAGCGTCGCGTTCCTCAGCCTGGCCGGGGGATCGATCCTCTATGTGGTCATCCAACTGCTGGGTGTCGCCCAACGCTCTGGCCTGCGCCCCCTGGTCCACTGGGGTGTTCTCGTCGGGCTCTCTGCCGGTTTCCTCACCGACATGGTGGTGGTTGCCGGCGGCGTGTAG
- a CDS encoding DEAD/DEAH box helicase family protein, producing MRYELMDYQRAAAIDVLDRLRRARGDWANGYRSSFALSAITGSGKTVIATAAIEATLFGSADLGADPDPQATFLWITDDPALNRQTRNRMLDASDLLAPKTLVEVDDGYLDAALRPNRVYFLNIQKLSKSSRLVQSGTNLRQVSFWDLLANTIRAEATTLYLILDEAHRGMKRATDRKTIVQRLIHGEPGSNPPVPTVWGISATIDRFTTAMGETRDRTGYPHVVVDIDQVRVSGLIKDEIGLEQPDEKGTFSTTLLRDAVRTTLGYEQRWAAYSTAENEPQVVPALVVQVPDKADETKLAEMVAVIEAEWPDLASDAVAHVFGEHEPVVLGGRTINWVPAESIQGDTDIRVVLAKEAISTGWDCPRAEVLYSERPAKDATHIAQVIGRMVRQPLAHRVATDDVLNSVACYLPLFDAKKLAAIKEELEGKGGDNGQQAVGPQVIRAPAVFERNPLLEPDVFTFVETLPSIPTPDIAASPLRRAKHLVRLLVDDGAGPALVPDAGAQLAKRLNARLDGLAAERADEVADGVDDLRTAIVRREGVGPGGEAGEVTSRLIETHRKDIDRDTRKIISSIREGVGTGYYAHRAAGADASQDRLDLRVQVAALLRLDGVVDSIDAAATEFVQEHLARFAVEIKNTTGATRDAYRKVQEQTTAPEAVTIELRANEKAATKDSAGGDLPTFGGHLYADADGHYPTQLNDWETQVITAETERPSFVAWYRNPSRATPNALRIAYQDDAGRWASLQVDFLVISRRDDGTLAASIVDPHGDHLADAKAKLRALADFAETHGDAFVRIVSIAKGRDGELQALDLLDGHVREAVRGFTGAKVSALYDAPAAQLFL from the coding sequence ATGCGCTACGAGCTGATGGACTACCAGCGGGCCGCGGCCATCGACGTGTTGGACCGACTGCGCCGCGCTCGCGGGGACTGGGCGAACGGGTACCGGTCGTCGTTCGCGCTGTCGGCCATCACGGGGTCGGGCAAGACGGTGATCGCCACCGCGGCGATCGAGGCGACGCTGTTCGGCTCGGCCGACCTGGGGGCGGACCCGGACCCACAGGCCACGTTCCTGTGGATCACCGACGACCCGGCGTTGAACCGTCAGACCCGCAACCGGATGCTCGATGCCTCGGACCTGCTGGCCCCGAAGACACTGGTGGAGGTCGACGATGGCTACCTCGACGCCGCCTTGCGGCCGAACCGGGTGTACTTCCTGAACATCCAGAAGCTGTCGAAGTCGAGCCGGCTGGTGCAGTCCGGCACCAACCTGCGGCAGGTGTCGTTCTGGGACCTCCTGGCCAACACCATCCGGGCCGAAGCGACCACCCTCTACCTCATCTTGGACGAGGCCCACCGGGGCATGAAGCGGGCCACGGACCGCAAGACCATCGTGCAGCGCCTCATCCACGGCGAGCCCGGCTCGAACCCGCCGGTGCCGACGGTGTGGGGCATCTCCGCCACCATCGACCGTTTCACCACCGCCATGGGCGAGACCCGCGACCGCACCGGCTACCCCCACGTCGTGGTCGACATCGACCAGGTGCGGGTGTCGGGGCTCATCAAGGACGAGATCGGGCTCGAACAGCCCGACGAGAAGGGCACCTTCTCCACCACCCTGCTCCGAGACGCAGTGCGCACCACCCTCGGGTACGAGCAGCGCTGGGCCGCCTACTCGACCGCGGAGAACGAACCACAGGTGGTCCCTGCATTGGTGGTGCAGGTGCCCGACAAGGCCGACGAAACCAAGCTCGCCGAGATGGTCGCAGTGATCGAAGCCGAGTGGCCCGACCTCGCCTCCGACGCCGTCGCCCACGTGTTCGGCGAGCACGAGCCCGTCGTCCTCGGCGGGCGCACCATCAACTGGGTGCCGGCCGAATCCATCCAAGGCGACACCGACATCCGCGTCGTCCTCGCCAAGGAGGCCATCTCCACCGGCTGGGACTGCCCCCGCGCCGAGGTCCTCTACTCAGAGCGGCCCGCCAAGGACGCCACCCACATCGCCCAGGTCATCGGGCGCATGGTCCGCCAGCCGCTCGCCCACCGCGTCGCCACCGACGACGTCCTTAACTCGGTTGCGTGCTACCTGCCGCTGTTCGACGCCAAGAAGCTCGCCGCCATCAAGGAGGAGCTCGAAGGCAAGGGCGGCGACAACGGCCAACAGGCCGTCGGCCCCCAAGTTATCCGGGCGCCTGCGGTCTTCGAGCGCAACCCGCTGCTCGAGCCCGATGTGTTCACCTTCGTAGAGACGCTGCCCAGCATCCCCACCCCCGACATCGCTGCCAGCCCCCTGCGTCGTGCCAAGCACCTCGTGCGCCTCCTCGTCGACGACGGCGCCGGCCCCGCGCTGGTGCCCGACGCCGGCGCCCAACTGGCCAAGCGGCTCAACGCCCGCCTCGACGGGCTCGCCGCCGAACGCGCCGACGAGGTCGCCGACGGCGTCGACGACCTCCGCACCGCCATCGTCCGACGCGAAGGTGTCGGCCCGGGCGGCGAAGCCGGCGAGGTCACCTCGCGGCTCATCGAGACCCACCGCAAGGACATCGACCGCGACACCCGCAAGATCATCAGCTCAATCCGCGAAGGCGTCGGCACCGGCTACTACGCCCACCGCGCCGCCGGCGCAGACGCGTCACAGGACCGCCTCGACCTGCGCGTGCAAGTCGCCGCGCTGCTCCGTCTCGACGGCGTGGTCGACAGCATCGATGCCGCCGCCACCGAGTTCGTACAGGAGCACCTGGCCCGCTTCGCGGTCGAGATCAAGAACACCACCGGCGCCACCCGCGACGCCTACCGCAAGGTGCAGGAACAGACCACCGCCCCCGAAGCCGTCACCATCGAACTGCGAGCCAACGAGAAGGCCGCCACCAAGGACAGCGCCGGCGGCGACCTCCCCACCTTCGGAGGCCACCTCTACGCCGACGCCGACGGGCACTACCCCACCCAGCTCAACGACTGGGAGACCCAGGTCATCACCGCCGAGACCGAACGCCCCTCGTTCGTCGCCTGGTACCGCAACCCCTCCCGCGCCACACCCAACGCCCTGCGCATCGCCTACCAGGACGACGCCGGCCGCTGGGCTAGCCTCCAAGTCGACTTCCTCGTCATCTCGCGCCGCGACGACGGCACCCTCGCCGCCTCCATCGTCGACCCCCACGGCGACCACCTCGCCGACGCCAAAGCCAAGCTCCGCGCCCTCGCCGACTTCGCTGAGACGCACGGAGATGCCTTCGTCCGCATCGTCTCCATCGCCAAGGGGCGGGACGGCGAACTGCAGGCGCTCGACCTACTCGATGGTCACGTCCGTGAAGCCGTGCGCGGCTTCACCGGAGCCAAGGTGTCCGCGCTCTACGACGCTCCAGCCGCGCAACTCTTCCTCTGA
- a CDS encoding phosphodiester glycosidase family protein, translating into MLYSYGTYLTKPGSASTAERSIDWFRDHGGDSIVDRIETWWYTRSPPGSGAPNPDAFPALGGTVPARGATERLATSTAPPAPLAPIVTDHAIAGEGLWTPAGQTVHGAPTMFTTFLRPDPHNTSIVTALVSMDQHLLRTVSVPGTIEPGHGPWAWASGVPRRERNTLTATFNSGFRFRHIPGGYYSEGRTIDPLVDGQASLIVHRDGTVSIAEWGRDGRLSGDIVSVRQNLKLIVDAGRPVSGLMTNVDGSWGASRNQLQWTWRSGIGVDAQGRLIYAAGDHMRLGDLASVLARAGAVRAMQLDIHHGQVTFSVIQPAGTGYGVSAAHLTGTMPKSPYRYLAADQRDFFAMFVR; encoded by the coding sequence GTGCTCTACTCCTATGGCACCTACCTGACCAAGCCCGGCTCCGCGAGCACGGCGGAGCGTTCGATCGACTGGTTCCGCGACCACGGCGGGGATTCGATCGTCGATCGCATCGAGACCTGGTGGTACACACGGAGCCCCCCCGGATCGGGTGCGCCCAATCCCGACGCCTTCCCTGCGCTGGGCGGGACCGTCCCCGCGCGTGGGGCGACGGAGCGCTTGGCGACATCCACGGCGCCACCTGCTCCGCTGGCGCCGATCGTCACGGATCACGCCATCGCCGGCGAGGGCTTGTGGACGCCGGCGGGACAGACCGTGCACGGTGCGCCGACCATGTTCACCACGTTCCTACGTCCGGATCCGCACAACACCTCGATCGTGACGGCGCTCGTCTCCATGGATCAGCACTTGCTGCGCACCGTCTCGGTGCCTGGCACGATCGAGCCCGGGCACGGCCCTTGGGCATGGGCCTCGGGGGTGCCGCGCCGCGAGCGCAACACGCTGACAGCGACCTTCAACTCGGGTTTCAGGTTCAGGCACATCCCCGGTGGCTATTACAGCGAGGGGAGAACGATCGATCCCCTCGTCGACGGTCAAGCATCGCTCATCGTTCACCGAGACGGAACCGTGTCGATCGCCGAGTGGGGGCGTGATGGGCGCCTCAGTGGCGACATCGTGTCGGTGCGCCAGAACCTCAAACTCATCGTCGATGCCGGGCGGCCCGTCTCGGGATTGATGACGAACGTCGATGGATCGTGGGGGGCCTCGCGCAACCAGCTGCAATGGACCTGGCGATCGGGCATCGGCGTCGACGCGCAAGGACGCCTGATCTACGCGGCCGGCGATCACATGCGGCTCGGCGACCTCGCCTCGGTGTTGGCCCGCGCCGGCGCCGTCCGCGCCATGCAGCTCGACATCCACCACGGCCAGGTCACCTTCTCGGTCATCCAGCCTGCGGGGACTGGCTACGGCGTTTCCGCAGCGCACCTGACCGGGACCATGCCCAAATCCCCGTATCGCTACCTCGCGGCCGACCAACGCGACTTCTTCGCCATGTTCGTCCGATGA
- a CDS encoding response regulator transcription factor, producing the protein MRVLVVEDETRLAIGLRKGLEAEGFAVDIAADGTDGLWMATEHPYDLIVLDIMLPRMNGYKVCQSLRDAGNWTPILMLTAKDGELDEAEALDTGADDYLTKPFSYVVLVAHLRALLRRGGRERPAVLSAGDLRLDPAARRAWRGDVEVELTPRELALLEFLLRRRGEVVSKREILDHVWDYDFEGDPNIVEVYVRHLRNKLDRPFERESIQTIRGSGYRMAADGG; encoded by the coding sequence GTGCGTGTACTGGTAGTGGAAGACGAGACCCGGTTGGCCATCGGCCTGCGCAAGGGCCTGGAGGCCGAGGGCTTCGCTGTCGACATCGCGGCGGATGGGACGGACGGTCTGTGGATGGCGACGGAGCATCCCTATGACCTGATCGTGCTGGACATCATGTTGCCGCGAATGAACGGCTACAAGGTGTGCCAGTCGCTACGTGACGCCGGCAACTGGACACCGATCTTGATGCTGACCGCGAAGGATGGTGAGCTCGACGAGGCCGAGGCGCTGGACACCGGCGCTGACGATTACTTGACGAAGCCGTTCTCCTATGTCGTGTTGGTTGCGCACCTTCGAGCGTTGCTGCGTCGGGGTGGTCGGGAGCGTCCAGCGGTCTTGTCGGCCGGTGATCTGCGTTTGGACCCTGCGGCGCGACGGGCGTGGCGTGGCGACGTCGAGGTGGAGCTGACGCCCCGGGAGCTGGCGCTGCTGGAATTCCTGCTGCGCCGACGGGGAGAGGTGGTGTCGAAGCGAGAGATCCTCGACCACGTGTGGGACTACGACTTCGAGGGTGATCCGAACATCGTCGAGGTGTACGTGAGGCACCTCCGGAACAAGCTCGACCGTCCTTTCGAGCGGGAGTCGATCCAGACGATCCGGGGGTCGGGCTACCGCATGGCCGCTGATGGTGGCTGA
- a CDS encoding HAMP domain-containing protein, translated as MRTTAIAVVVVGSALLVGGAALVVLLRDSLTDQVRTAAELRAQDVAGVLESGTAPEELAVNDEEDLVIQVVDAAGQVVASSGNVEGESAIVDVAPGRSEQARATPVDDDSSFLFVVANADAPDGRFTVIVGRSTELVTDATGLVAGLLASGIPFLVLLVGVITWRTVGRTLRPVEEIRREVDEISGSELHRRVPGGPTDDEIARLATTMNRMLDRLEASAERQRRFISDASHELRSPVSVIRQHVEVVLAHPGGTSAEELAETVLAEDLRIQRLVEDLLLLARADENTLRVNWRPMDLDDVVFEEADRLRSGSQVRVDTSAVSAGRVSGDPAQLRRVLVNLGDNAVRHARSTLRFTLREDDMVVLTVEDDGTGIDETSRTRIFERFVRLDDARARDDGGSGLGLSIVAEIVAAHGGEVVVGDSDLGGARFEVRFPRVADG; from the coding sequence GTGCGCACGACTGCGATTGCGGTCGTGGTCGTCGGTTCGGCGCTGCTGGTCGGGGGTGCGGCACTGGTGGTGCTCCTGCGTGATTCCCTGACCGATCAGGTTCGGACCGCCGCCGAGCTCCGAGCGCAAGATGTCGCCGGTGTCCTCGAGTCCGGCACGGCCCCGGAGGAGCTGGCGGTCAACGATGAGGAGGACCTGGTGATCCAGGTCGTCGACGCGGCAGGCCAGGTCGTAGCGTCGAGCGGCAACGTAGAAGGCGAGTCGGCGATCGTTGATGTGGCACCCGGTCGCTCGGAGCAGGCGCGTGCCACGCCGGTGGACGACGACAGCAGCTTTCTCTTCGTGGTGGCGAACGCCGATGCCCCTGACGGCCGGTTCACGGTGATCGTCGGGCGGTCGACTGAGCTGGTGACCGATGCCACCGGTCTGGTGGCCGGCCTTCTTGCGAGTGGCATTCCGTTCCTGGTGCTACTGGTCGGGGTCATCACGTGGCGGACCGTTGGTCGCACGTTGCGCCCGGTCGAGGAGATCCGGCGAGAGGTCGACGAGATCTCGGGCAGCGAGCTGCATCGTCGCGTCCCCGGCGGACCGACCGACGATGAGATCGCTCGTCTGGCCACCACGATGAACCGGATGCTCGATCGGCTCGAGGCATCGGCCGAACGGCAACGACGGTTCATCTCCGACGCATCCCACGAGCTGCGTTCGCCCGTATCGGTGATCCGCCAGCACGTCGAGGTGGTGTTGGCGCACCCGGGAGGGACCAGCGCCGAGGAGTTGGCCGAGACCGTTCTCGCCGAGGATCTGCGGATCCAGCGACTGGTCGAGGACCTTCTGTTGTTGGCCCGGGCCGATGAGAACACGCTGCGAGTCAACTGGCGGCCGATGGACCTCGATGATGTCGTGTTCGAGGAGGCCGACCGCCTGCGCTCTGGATCCCAAGTCCGGGTCGACACCTCGGCCGTGTCGGCGGGCCGGGTGTCCGGCGACCCCGCTCAGCTTCGCCGTGTCCTGGTCAACCTGGGTGACAACGCGGTTCGTCACGCACGGTCGACTCTTCGGTTCACCCTCCGAGAGGACGACATGGTCGTGCTCACGGTCGAGGACGACGGCACAGGGATCGACGAGACGTCGCGGACTCGGATCTTCGAGCGGTTCGTCCGTCTCGACGACGCGCGCGCCCGCGACGACGGGGGCAGCGGACTGGGCCTGTCGATCGTGGCAGAGATCGTGGCTGCGCACGGCGGCGAGGTCGTCGTCGGGGACAGCGACCTTGGTGGGGCACGGTTCGAGGTCCGCTTCCCGCGCGTGGCCGACGGCTGA